From Pedobacter aquae:
TGCCTGCCAGGGCCTATAAACCCCGCGATAAGGCTTTGGTAGAAGGAGCCGTCAAGATCATCTATTCCCGTGTCTATGCTCCTTTGAGGAAGATGGTTTTCCACTCCATCGAATCCTTGAATGCCGCAATAAAGATAAGCCTGGAAGAACATAACAACCAATTATTGAAAGGTCGTAACTACAGCCGGCGCCTACAGTTTGAAGAGATAGAACGGGGAGCCCTTTCTACCCTCCCTCTGATTCCCTACGAACTCAAAAAACAATGTTACGCTACGGTAATGAAGAACGGCCACGTCTGCCTAGGCATAGACAAACATTATTATAGTGTGCCATACCGCTTTATCGGGAAGAAGATAAAGCTGTTATATTCCAGATCCACAGTAGAGGCTTTCTTCCATTACGAGCGTATAGCGATACATAAACGTATCAAAAGCCCGTACAATTATAGCACCGACAAGGACCACATGGCCACCTCGCACAGGTTTGTGGCAGAATGGACACCGGAGAAGTTTCTGGGCTGGGCCTCCTCCATCCATGAGGATGTAAGGCTATATATCCTAAAAATACTGGAACGTAAACAACATCCCGAACAAGCTTATAAATCCTGTGTAGGAATACTCAGCTTTTCCAGAAAAGTAGGGAACGAGCGGCTTCAGATGGCCTGCAGAAGGGCGTTGGGCTATGGAATATACAACTATAAGACCATACAATCTATACTGGAAAACAAGATGGACAGTTACCAGGATAATCTTTTTGCGGATGAACTGCCCATGCCCAGCCATGAAAATATTAGGGGAGAAGATTATTATCAATAAACAAATAATATATGAACACCAACACTTTAGAAAAAATGAGGTCGATGAAATTCTTCGGCATGTTCCACGCTTTCAAAAGCAGCCTGGAGAGCGGGCAGACTGATGGTTATACTGGCGATGAGTTATTGGCCCACCTATTGGAAGCCGAATGGGATTACCGGCAGAACAGA
This genomic window contains:
- the istA gene encoding IS21 family transposase, which codes for MANTTISMNKIRQILRMSHQGRSIMSITVQSGCSRNTVRKYISAFNQGGFNFDEVNALNDKELEDLFGKSREQPPSSRMQALQRCFPAMDKELKRTGVNRQMLWEAYLKEFPQGYRYSQFCLYYKQWKSRVNPVMHMDHKAGDMLYVDFAGQKLSYVNEETGEVILVEVFVAILGASQLTYVEAVATQQKEDFIMACDHAFHYIGGVPGAIVPDNLKAAVTKSSRYEPLLNEAFSDFADHYGTTILPARAYKPRDKALVEGAVKIIYSRVYAPLRKMVFHSIESLNAAIKISLEEHNNQLLKGRNYSRRLQFEEIERGALSTLPLIPYELKKQCYATVMKNGHVCLGIDKHYYSVPYRFIGKKIKLLYSRSTVEAFFHYERIAIHKRIKSPYNYSTDKDHMATSHRFVAEWTPEKFLGWASSIHEDVRLYILKILERKQHPEQAYKSCVGILSFSRKVGNERLQMACRRALGYGIYNYKTIQSILENKMDSYQDNLFADELPMPSHENIRGEDYYQ